In the Bombus pyrosoma isolate SC7728 linkage group LG15, ASM1482585v1, whole genome shotgun sequence genome, one interval contains:
- the LOC122575582 gene encoding E3 ubiquitin-protein ligase RNF12-B-like, translating to LSTNIYGISTQQRSIIALLCFSIILTCSATRKEDLERAAELAVEKAAERAAERAVEKALEGGNVTTESKKIRESYSNTRKVPYREDFTYKSHSSSLEDEGEPEDDTEDWGYTRKFRSRSFKEWPSRIRNEGWKRFPRSDLSLQQVSDWERPKVLTVEKKIPVPVTVEKKVPYPVYKHIPYEVKVPVPHPYTVEKKVPYPVKVFVNVPVEVPEPYTVEKKVPYGVKVDRPVPYKVEIPVPQPYTVEKKIPVEVKVPVPQPYTVDKTVPYEVKVPVKVPQPYEVEKKVPVPVKVVVNRPYSVPIPKPYPVEVAKPYPVPVAKPYPVEVKVPVDAPFPVPVERPVPIPIKVPVPKPYTVERPIKVEVKKPYPVAIKVPVDRPYEVYVTKPVPVPVEKPFPYWVQVPVPVNLDWDQGSSHGWKDRGDSREDEKNIEANDGRKKRNIRSRQ from the coding sequence ctTTCAActaatatttatggaatttcCACACAGCAACGAAGCATCATCGCGTTATTATGCTTCTCTATCATCCTAACTTGTTCCGCCACCCGAAAAGAGGACCTTGAAAGGGCAGCGGAGCTCGCGGTAGAAAAGGCTGCGGAAAGGGCAGCCGAAAGAGCAGTGGAAAAAGCGTTGGAAGGCGGAAATGTCACTACTGAATCAAAGAAAATTCGGGAATCTTACTCCAACACTCGAAAAGTTCCTTATCGCGAGGACTTCACTTACAAGAGTCATTCCTCGTCTTTAGAAGACGAAGGAGAACCAGAGGACGACACGGAGGACTGGGGGTACACCAGAAAATTCAGATCAAGGTCGTTTAAAGAATGGCCAAGTAGAATCAGAAACGAAGGTTGGAAAAGATTTCCAAGGAGCGATTTGTCTTTGCAACAGGTTTCAGATTGGGAAAGGCCAAAAGTGTTGACAGTTGAGAAGAAGATTCCAGTACCTGTGACTGTAGAGAAGAAAGTACCATATCCTGTGTATAAACATATACCCTACGAGGTGAAGGTGCCGGTACCACACCCTTACACAGTTGAGAAAAAGGTACCATACCCAGTCAAAGTGTTCGTAAATGTACCTGTTGAGGTACCAGAGCCGTACACAGTGGAGAAAAAGGTACCATACGGAGTGAAGGTGGATCGGCCGGTACCGTACAAAGTGGAAATTCCAGTTCCCCAGCCGTACACCGTCGAGAAAAAGATACCGGTGGAGGTAAAGGTGCCGGTACCACAGCCGTACACCGTCGATAAGACAGTGCCCTACGAGGTCAAAGTACCGGTTAAGGTACCACAGCCCTATGAAGTGGAGAAGAAGGTACCAGTACCAGTCAAGGTCGTCGTAAATCGACCTTATTCAGTCCCAATACCGAAACCGTACCCTGTGGAGGTCGCTAAACCGTATCCAGTGCCTGTGGCCAAACCGTACCCTGTTGAGGTTAAGGTACCAGTCGATGCACCTTTCCCTGTACCTGTGGAAAGACCGGTACCGATACCGATAAAGGTACCAGTGCCAAAACCGTATACTGTGGAGAGACCAATTAAAGTGGAGGTAAAAAAACCTTATCCAGTAGCGATCAAAGTACCGGTGGACAGACCGTACGAAGTGTATGTGACAAAGCCGGTACCAGTACCAGTAGAGAAACCATTCCCTTATTGGGTTCAAGTGCCAGTACCAGTGAATCTTGATTGGGACCAAGGTAGTTCTCATGGATGGAAGGACCGAGGAGATTCGAGGGAAGATGAGAAGAATATAGAAGCTAATGATGGACgtaagaagagaaatattcgatcgaGACAGTAG
- the LOC122575569 gene encoding tetra-peptide repeat homeobox protein 1-like isoform X2, which produces MSTQPREYFKQERNFSVVEEKTSGALEKTDREPRSTKSVEETYDSYNEPLEDQQAEEENLQEMAVNSNDLENGKLYIPESNDIPTGVPREGQVLGRHVHEDVHKVVTVIKKIAMPYPVEKTIRYPIVKNIPYPVKVPVPQPYPVVKKIPYPVEVLVKVPLKIPKPVPVIKEVPYPVQVPVNRPVPFKVYIPDPFPVEKKVHYEVKVPIPEPIPIERKIPVAIKVPVHVPQPYPVEKVVHYPIKIEVEQPIPIPVSKPYPVLVSKPVPYPVDKPVPVPVTVKVPRPVPVTVDKPIPVKVKIPVPAPYPVEKEVPYTVEKPVPVLVKVPIHRPIPVYVTKPVPYSVEKPVPHAVKVPVPVPVEEEKAVDEVKYHD; this is translated from the exons ATGAGTACACAGCCACGGGAGTACTTTAAACAAGAACGAAACTTTTCTGTTGTTGAAGAGAAAACGAGCGGTGCTTTGGAGAAGACAGATCGGGAACCAAGATCTACAAAGTCGGTAGAAGAAACGT ACGACTCCTACAATGAGCCCTTGGAAGACCAGCAAGCAGAAGAGGAAAATCTCCAAGAAATGGCAGTCAACAGCAACGATCTCGAAAACGGAAAGCTCTACATCCCAGAATCCAACGATATACCAACCGGAGTACCCCGAGAGGGTCAAGTTCTAGGCCGCCACGTGCACGAAGACGTGCACAAGGTGGTAACCGTGATAAAGAAAATCGCAATGCCCTATCCAGTCGAAAAAACGATACGATATCCCATCGTCAAGAACATACCGTACCCTGTCAAAGTACCTGTACCACAACCTTACCCAGTCGTAAAGAAAATACCATACCCGGTAGAAGTTTTAGTCAAAGTTCCACTGAAGATACCTAAACCGGTACCAGTGATCAAAGAAGTACCTTATCCGGTTCAAGTACCGGTCAATCGTCCAGTACCTTTCAAGGTTTATATACCTGACCCCTTTCCTGTGGAGAAGAAAGTTCATTATGAAGTTAAGGTACCAATACCCGAACCAATCCctatcgaacgaaaaattccaGTAGCAATAAAAGTACCGGTACACGTGCCTCAACCGTATCCTGTCGAAAAAGTGGTGCATTATCCTATAAAAATCGAGGTGGAACAACCGATACCGATACCGGTATCTAAACCATATCCTGTGCTAGTTTCCAAACCTGTCCCTTATCCCGTTGATAAACCAGTACCTGTACCTGTGACAGTTAAGGTACCAAGACCTGTACCTGTAACTGTTGATAAACCTATTCCTGTCAAAGTGAAGATTCCGGTACCAGCACCATATCCTGTGGAAAAGGAGGTACCTTATACCGTAGAAAAACCGGTGCCTGTGCTGGTGAAGGTACCAATTCATAGACCTATACCTGTCTACGTGACGAAACCTGTGCCTTACTCTGTTGAGAAGCCTGTTCCCCATGCTGTTAAAGTACCCGTTCCTGTACCAGTAGAAGAGGAAAAGGCCGTGGACGAGGTTAAATATCACGATTGA
- the LOC122575569 gene encoding tetra-peptide repeat homeobox protein 1-like isoform X1, with product MDYMRNTAILLIFAVATSSGHRINRKQVLTSDKCYQTMSTQPREYFKQERNFSVVEEKTSGALEKTDREPRSTKSVEETYDSYNEPLEDQQAEEENLQEMAVNSNDLENGKLYIPESNDIPTGVPREGQVLGRHVHEDVHKVVTVIKKIAMPYPVEKTIRYPIVKNIPYPVKVPVPQPYPVVKKIPYPVEVLVKVPLKIPKPVPVIKEVPYPVQVPVNRPVPFKVYIPDPFPVEKKVHYEVKVPIPEPIPIERKIPVAIKVPVHVPQPYPVEKVVHYPIKIEVEQPIPIPVSKPYPVLVSKPVPYPVDKPVPVPVTVKVPRPVPVTVDKPIPVKVKIPVPAPYPVEKEVPYTVEKPVPVLVKVPIHRPIPVYVTKPVPYSVEKPVPHAVKVPVPVPVEEEKAVDEVKYHD from the exons ATGGATTACATG AGAAATACGgcaattttgttgatattcgCCGTGGCAACATCGTCTGGTCATCGTATTAATCGGAAACAAGTTTTGACTTCTGACAAATGTTACCAAACTATGAGTACACAGCCACGGGAGTACTTTAAACAAGAACGAAACTTTTCTGTTGTTGAAGAGAAAACGAGCGGTGCTTTGGAGAAGACAGATCGGGAACCAAGATCTACAAAGTCGGTAGAAGAAACGT ACGACTCCTACAATGAGCCCTTGGAAGACCAGCAAGCAGAAGAGGAAAATCTCCAAGAAATGGCAGTCAACAGCAACGATCTCGAAAACGGAAAGCTCTACATCCCAGAATCCAACGATATACCAACCGGAGTACCCCGAGAGGGTCAAGTTCTAGGCCGCCACGTGCACGAAGACGTGCACAAGGTGGTAACCGTGATAAAGAAAATCGCAATGCCCTATCCAGTCGAAAAAACGATACGATATCCCATCGTCAAGAACATACCGTACCCTGTCAAAGTACCTGTACCACAACCTTACCCAGTCGTAAAGAAAATACCATACCCGGTAGAAGTTTTAGTCAAAGTTCCACTGAAGATACCTAAACCGGTACCAGTGATCAAAGAAGTACCTTATCCGGTTCAAGTACCGGTCAATCGTCCAGTACCTTTCAAGGTTTATATACCTGACCCCTTTCCTGTGGAGAAGAAAGTTCATTATGAAGTTAAGGTACCAATACCCGAACCAATCCctatcgaacgaaaaattccaGTAGCAATAAAAGTACCGGTACACGTGCCTCAACCGTATCCTGTCGAAAAAGTGGTGCATTATCCTATAAAAATCGAGGTGGAACAACCGATACCGATACCGGTATCTAAACCATATCCTGTGCTAGTTTCCAAACCTGTCCCTTATCCCGTTGATAAACCAGTACCTGTACCTGTGACAGTTAAGGTACCAAGACCTGTACCTGTAACTGTTGATAAACCTATTCCTGTCAAAGTGAAGATTCCGGTACCAGCACCATATCCTGTGGAAAAGGAGGTACCTTATACCGTAGAAAAACCGGTGCCTGTGCTGGTGAAGGTACCAATTCATAGACCTATACCTGTCTACGTGACGAAACCTGTGCCTTACTCTGTTGAGAAGCCTGTTCCCCATGCTGTTAAAGTACCCGTTCCTGTACCAGTAGAAGAGGAAAAGGCCGTGGACGAGGTTAAATATCACGATTGA
- the LOC122575570 gene encoding repetitive proline-rich cell wall protein 2-like, giving the protein MKFLIPTILFGLLATAACEKGTTKNVAAQESNVEKKQEKRGLSHFEGGIEGGDYGGGHEIALSGGHGGGYEGGDYGGGYGGGSGGGYGGGYDEGAKVKEVTIVKSVKVPYPVEKKVHYPVEKEVPYPVKVPVPQPYPVEKKIPVPVKVLVKVPVHIPQPYPVEKKIPYPVQIPVERPVPYKVYVPQPYPVEKNVPYPVKVPVPQPYPVEKPVPYPVKVVEHVPQPFPVDKPVPYPVNVPIDRPYPVHIPKPYPVPVEKPVPVPVEKAVPYPVKVPVERPVGVPVEKPVPVEVKVPIPAPYPVEKHVPVPVEKPVPYAVKVPVERPVAVQVTKPVPVPVAKPVPYPVKVPVPVSVHSHGGGYESGGYESGGYESGGYESGGGYESSYGGH; this is encoded by the exons ATGAAATTTTTG attcCTACGATATTGTTTGGCCTACTGGCCACAGCGGCGTGCGAGAAGGGAACCACGAAGAACGTGGCAGCTCAAGAATCTAACGTAGAAAAGAAGCAAGAGAAACGAGGACTCAGTCATTTCGAGGGAGGCATCGAAGGCGGTGACTACGGCGGAGGACATGAGATCGCTCTGTCAGGAGGCCATGGCGGTGGATACGAAGGAGGTGACTATGGTGGTGGCTACGGCGGTGGTTCTGGTGGAGGCTATGGTGGTGGCTACGACGAAGGTGCCAAAGTAAAGGAAGTCACGATTGTAAAGAGCGTGAAGGTACCCTATCCGGTCGAGAAGAAGGTCCACTATCCAGTAGAGAAAGAAGTACCATACCCAGTCAAGGTCCCCGTGCCACAACCGTACCCAGTGGAAAAGAAGATTCCGGTACCAGTAAAGGTTCTGGTCAAAGTACCGGTACATATTCCACAACCCTATCCCGTGGAGAAGAAGATACCGTATCCTGTCCAAATACCCGTGGAAAGGCCAGTACCGTACAAAGTTTACGTGCCACAACCGTATCCAGTGGAGAAGAATGTACCTTACCCCGTGAAGGTACCTGTACCACAGCCTTACCCCGTTGAGAAGCCTGTACCATACCCCGTGAAAGTTGTGGAACACGTTCCCCAGCCATTCCCTGTCGACAAACCTGTACCGTACCCTGTGAATGTGCCTATTGACCGACCTTATCCCGTTCACATCCCGAAACCGTACCCAGTTCCGGTCGAGAAGCCAGTACCAGTGCCTGTCGAGAAGGCTGTACCTTATCCAGTCAAGGTACCCGTAGAGAGACCAGTCGGAGTTCCCGTAGAAAAGCCGGTACCTGTCGAAGTTAAGGTACCCATACCAGCGCCATACCCAGTGGAGAAACATGTACCGGTTCCTGTTGAAAAGCCTGTACCCTACGCGGTTAAAGTACCAGTCGAACGACCAGTAGCAGTTCAAGTCACGAAGCCAGTACCAGTGCCTGTCGCCAAACCTGTGCCCTATCCAGTTAAGGTACCTGTACCTGTGTCGGTGCACAGCCACGGAGGAGGTTATGAGTCTGGAGGTTACGAATCTGGAGGTTACGAATCTGGAGGTTATGAATCTGGTGGTGGCTACGAGTCTAGTTATGGAGGGCATTAG